Proteins encoded in a region of the Zea mays cultivar B73 chromosome 2, Zm-B73-REFERENCE-NAM-5.0, whole genome shotgun sequence genome:
- the LOC100274424 gene encoding transferase precursor: MRVLAVFLLGAAFAAAAGGGGELPEFREAPAFRNGAACADAPTIHIAMTLDGTYLRGSLAGVLSVLRHAACPESVAFHFVASSASPARRLASLRRALAAAFPTLPATVHRFDARLVRGKISSSVRRALDQPLNYARIYLADLLPRSVSRVLYLDSDLLVVDDVARLWATDLGPDAALAAPEYCHANFTSYFTDAFWSHPEYTAVFANRTRVPCYFNTGVMVIDLDRWRSGGYTAKLEYWMEVQKQEARIYELGSLPPFLLVFAGEVKAVEHRWNQHGLGGDNVAGQCRQLHPGPVSLLHWSGKGKPWLRLDAGRPCPLDALWMPYDLLRRRGARDDLLAAVS, encoded by the coding sequence ATGCGCGTCCTCGCCGTGTTCCTCCTCGGCGCAGCGTTCGCGGCGGCGGCCGGAGGCGGCGGGGAGCTTCCGGAGTTCCGGGAAGCTCCGGCGTTCCGCAACGGCGCAGCCTGCGCGGACGCGCCGACGATCCACATCGCGATGACGCTGGACGGCACCTACCTGCGGGGCTCCCTCGCCGGCGTCCTCTCCGTGCTCCGCCACGCCGCCTGTCCGGAGTCCGTCGCCTTCCACTTCGTCGCCTCCTCGGCCTCCCCGGCGCGCCGCCTCGCCTCGCTCCGCCGTGCGCTGGCGGCTGCCTTCCCCACGCTCCCGGCCACCGTGCATCGCTTCGACGCACGCCTCGTCCGGGGCAAGATCTCCTCATCCGTCCGGCGCGCGCTCGACCAGCCCCTCAACTACGCCCGCATCTACCTCGCGGACCTCCTGCCGCGCTCCGTCTCCCGCGTGCTCTACCTCGACTCCGACCTCCTCGTGGTCGACGACGTGGCCCGCCTCTGGGCGACCGACCTCGGCCCCGACGCCGCCCTCGCTGCCCCCGAGTACTGCCACGCCAACTTTACCTCCTATTTCACCGACGCGTTCTGGAGCCACCCCGAGTACACCGCCGTCTTCGCCAACCGGACGCGCGTCCCCTGCTACTTCAACACCGGGGTAATGGTCATCGACCTGGACAGGTGGCGCTCCGGTGGGTACACCGCGAAGCTGGAATACTGGATGGAGGTGCAGAAGCAGGAGGCCAGGATTTACGAGCTGGGCTCCCTCCCGCCGTTTCTCCTGGTGTTCGCCGGCGAGGTGAAAGCCGTGGAGCACCGGTGGAACCAGCACGGGCTCGGCGGCGACAACGTGGCGGGGCAGTGCCGGCAGCTGCACCCCGGTCCGGTTAGCCTGCTGCACTGGAGTGGGAAGGGGAAGCCGTGGCTGCGGCTGGACGCCGGGCGGCCGTGCCCGCTCGACGCGCTCTGGATGCCCTACGACCTCCTTCGCCGCCGCGGCGCTCGGGACGATCTCCTCGCCGCCGTCTCCTGA
- the LOC103648484 gene encoding RING-H2 finger protein ATL67 has protein sequence MHARVETDHQFSHHLKLISSATAPKLISRSMSPLLANMVLKFCKTIQQYSSAGVLGCFFGAAHTPIRFGRPMVARTAVVSSSVRTMERSTVRSGRPSVSSTTARPQLSNLGLGYSIAIALGFLILFASFLLAFYFCFGRGGDYWAGEAVTTASSSGHLSITVPRVLFVAEGSESPKDDAYPSSSAAAACSPVGLDAAAIASYPKVAFSSKAAEADAMCSICLSEYRDGETLRVMPECRHGFHVACLDAWLSRSASCPVCRSSQVLPRFLSFAVFGS, from the coding sequence ATGCATGCGCGAGTTGAAACTGACCACCAGTTCAGCCACCATTTGAAACTAATCAGTTCAGCCACCGCGCCAAAGCTTATAAGCCGCTCCATGTCTCCTTTACTAGCCAATATGGTACTAAAGTTTTGCAAGACAATACAACAATACAGCAGTGCAGGCGTTTTGGGCTGCTTTTTTGGTGCGGCCCATACTCCAATTAGGTTTGGGCGGCCCATGGTCGCGCGCACAGCAGTCGTTTCTTCCTCCGTCCGCACGATGGAGCGCTCAACCGTCCGTTCCGGCCGCCCCTCGGTCAGCTCCACGACGGCACGACCTCAGCTCTCCAACCTGGGCCTCGGCTACTCCATCGCCATCGCGCTCGGCTTCCTCATCCTGTTTGCCTCCTTCCTGCTGGCTTTCTACTTCTGCTTCGGCCGCGGCGGGGACTACTGGGCCGGGGAAGCAGTCACCACGGCGTCCAGCTCTGGCCACCTCTCCATCACCGTCCCGCGCGTGCTCTTCGTCGCGGAGGGGTCCGAGTCCCCCAAAGACGACGCTTacccctcctcctccgccgccgcgGCCTGCTCCCCCGtcgggctcgacgcggccgccatcGCTTCCTACCCCAAGGTCGCCTTCTCCAGCAAGGCCGCCGAGGCTGACGCCATGTGCTCCATCTGCCTCAGCGAGTACAGGGACGGCGAGACGCTGCGCGTGATGCCCGAGTGCAGGCACGGCTTCCACGTCGCGTGCCTCGACGCCTGGCTGAGCCGGAGCGCGTCCTGCCCCGTCTGCAGGTCCTCTCAGGTCCTTCCCCGTTTTCTCTCCTTTGCAGTTTTTGGTTCCTGA